One Acetobacterium sp. KB-1 DNA segment encodes these proteins:
- a CDS encoding glycerol-3-phosphate responsive antiterminator, with product MSTRKCLLMFQDNPIIVAVRNPKDIYDAIHSKSQIIFLLTGNVYNLKKMVELCTKSGKHVFTHLDLIKGYSQDNYFIKYLKDEIKPTGIITTKNNIITRAKQEGLMTVQRLFLLDSSAMDISITSAKKIKPDAIEILPGLVPKLITAVKKELDIPIVTGGFIETEEEVRSCLAAGALSASTSHKPLWDKIELIREEQRLLQNE from the coding sequence ATGTCGACGAGAAAATGTCTTCTCATGTTTCAAGACAACCCCATTATTGTCGCTGTTCGTAATCCGAAAGATATTTATGATGCCATTCATTCGAAATCGCAGATCATCTTTTTACTGACCGGCAATGTCTATAATCTTAAAAAAATGGTGGAGCTTTGTACTAAATCAGGTAAACACGTGTTTACCCATTTGGATCTTATTAAAGGTTATTCACAGGATAATTATTTTATTAAGTATCTAAAAGATGAGATTAAGCCAACGGGAATTATTACCACGAAAAACAATATTATCACTCGGGCAAAGCAGGAAGGTCTGATGACTGTTCAGCGTTTATTTCTACTGGATTCTTCTGCCATGGATATTTCAATTACATCGGCAAAGAAAATTAAGCCTGATGCCATCGAAATTTTACCTGGCCTGGTTCCAAAGCTGATTACAGCTGTAAAAAAGGAACTCGATATTCCAATTGTTACCGGGGGATTCATAGAGACAGAGGAAGAAGTTCGTTCGTGTCTTGCTGCTGGCGCATTATCAGCCAGTACATCTCACAAGCCTTTGTGGGATAAAATAGAACTTATTCGGGAAGAGCAGCGATTGCTCCAGAACGAATAA